The Toxorhynchites rutilus septentrionalis strain SRP chromosome 3, ASM2978413v1, whole genome shotgun sequence genome includes a region encoding these proteins:
- the LOC129777231 gene encoding transcription factor MafB, with protein sequence MKLPGERVARAMNLEEPAFADNYIQEFVLEHLEDTNVKREDVSPTTGNAKIWTTVSDENGFIPIRLKANGATWHVEERKVNSITPTSDFYPHPTHGQPVLLNPPISGVPSTPPETPPVIGSPNHANPASYSYYGSRIQPDQMENMMIVPQTMRMEQPLDLRPSHQFSITSEGEWIERKDYMPSHTTNGFSHHHHGQLEHLNPMHSGSHHHLHLHGHSNRPHSVSSAGSLASPRHGNSGGSCYTSSNSSDDIINDDLLMSLSVRELNKRLHGCPRDQVVRLKQKRRTLKNRGYAQNCRSKRLQQRHDLEITNRQLQSEMQHMKMELALLKQERDELKNKLRDHATITSAAQHQHAQQQVQHQQSSRQSSGVLSSAKQQLITDSTSSPEYYV encoded by the coding sequence ATGAAACTACCGGGAGAACGTGTTGCCAGAGCGATGAATCTCGAAGAACCCGCTTTCGCAGACAATTACATACAAGAATTTGTGCTAGAACATCTGGAAGATACCAATGTCAAGCGAGAGGATGTCAGTCCCACCACAGGGAATGCCAAAATCTGGACCACCGTGAGTGACGAAAATGGATTTATTCCTATACGGTTGAAAGCCAACGGTGCCACTTGGCACGTGGAGGAGCGCAAGGTGAATTCAATCACTCCAACGTCGGATTTCTATCCACATCCTACGCATGGTCAACCGGTTTTGCTGAATCCACCTATTTCGGGTGTACCTTCTACCCCACCCGAAACACCACCTGTGATTGGTTCACCAAATCATGCGAATCCCGCTTCGTACTCCTACTATGGGAGTCGCATCCAACCTGATCAAATGGAGAACATGATGATCGTTCCGCAGACGATGCGTATGGAGCAACCTCTGGATCTGCGACCTTCGCACCAATTTTCGATCACATCCGAGGGTGAATGGATCGAGCGGAAAGATTATATGCCATCGCATACCACCAATGGATTTTCCCATCATCATCATGGTCAGCTAGAACATTTGAATCCTATGCATAGCGGTTCCCATCATCATCTTCATCTGCACGGACATTCCAATCGACCGCACTCTGTAAGTTCCGCTGGTTCATTGGCATCTCCCAGACACGGTAACAGTGGCGGAAGCTGCTACACTAGCAGCAACAGCAGTGACGATATTATCAACGATGACCTGCTGATGTCACTCTCGGTACGTGAACTTAATAAGCGGCTGCATGGTTGCCCACGTGATCAAGTTGTACGTTTGAAGCAGAAAAGAAGAACACTGAAAAACCGTGGCTATGCACAAAATTGCCGCTCGAAGCGTCTTCAACAGCGACATGATTTGGAGATTACCAATCGTCAGCTTCAGAGTGAGATGCAGCACATGAAAATGGAGCTGGCGCTGCTCAAGCAGGAGCGGGACGAGCTTAAGAACAAACTTCGCGATCATGCCACCATAACTTCGGCGGCTCAGCATCAACATGCCCAACAACAAGTTCAACACCAGCAGTCATCTCGTCAATCAAGCGGGGTGCTATCTTCCGCAAAACAACAACTGATTACCGATAGCACCAGCTCACCGGAGTACTACGTATGA